Below is a genomic region from Kryptolebias marmoratus isolate JLee-2015 linkage group LG12, ASM164957v2, whole genome shotgun sequence.
GTGTCAGTGATGGCGTGGGAACAGGAGTTGGTCCAGAGGAGCGCAGCTCATCCAGGTTATCAGAGTCACCTATAGAGAAGGACAGTGAGGTCTGGACCTGAGCCTGAGAGGGATTTACTCGACGAAGATGGGGAATGCGGTCAACATTTTGAGGCGGAGTGAGAACCCTGGACAGGGTTGGGACCCTAATGTCCATTTGACGACTGTGTTTTGGGCTTTTAGGGGGTACAGACTGAGCCCTTCTGTTAACATGAGGAGATTTTGGAGGAGCAGAAAGGTTTGAGACTTTATGagatggtgatgaagaggaggttGAGTTTAAACCTCGAGTGGGTTCTCGTGGCAGGcgtgcaggaggaggagctggagtggAGGTTTTAGGGCTGGCTGGAATAACCCAGGATTTGTTGCTGGATGTTTCAGATTTCTTCTTGATAAGTTGATTCTGCTGTGCAGTCAGCCGCTGCATGTCACTTTGCAGGGAGGAAAGAGCTGCAGTTAACTTGGACACAGCGTTATTATAATCTCCTAAAGGAGCAACCGTTTTCTCACCAGGTGTCCCAGAACTTTTCTCCCCTGGTACTTTTGCTTTAGTCTGATTGACCTCAGGCGTAAGTCCtcttttaacattattttcaccATCTACAGAGGGGCGCTGTTTATCTTGTTCCTTCTGCTCGTCTTCCTCCATTTGAGCAAGCCTTTCCCCCAGATTCAGTTGTGAGAGAGCCTCTTCTGTAGAAGAGGCATCGACTTGACCACCTACTTTttcctcatcatcttcattctgctctttttttaactgcaaaaaGGCACTCTTTCCCAGTCTTTGGCGATGCTTTGCAAAAATGGCCTCAATGCGTTTCTTTTGGGCTTCTATGGCTTTGCGTTTTTCATCAAGCCGAGTCCCCAGCTCAGACATTTCATTTTTGAGTTGTGGGCTTTTGCTTGGGCTTTCTTCAGACTTTTGTGTCCATGTAATCATCTGAGGAGAAGTTGGGTTGCTGGCTTTAGGAGAGTCCATGTTCTGTCTCTTTTTACGTTCTGCAAAGCTTGTCATTTTCACTCCACTGTCATTCACCTCCTTACTATGGCTATGAGCAGAGTATAAACCTGCAGCTGGTGTATTTGGAGTAGACTGGGCCTTTGGCAGGTCTTCTAAGGCATCTGAATCCACACTACCATCTCTCAAAACTGAATCGTCATCCCGTGAACATCCTGAGGTGTTTCTGCTGCGAGCTGGCTCCCTTGACTCTCCTTTGGGCTGGTACATCATTCCtgagtgtgttggagcagagcagctgatggGTGCCAAGCTGCTGTCATATCTAGAACTAGAAGGTTCATCAGGAGAGTGGAGGTAGAAGCCATCAGGAGCACCATCAGGGTGTAAGCGAGGCTCCATCTTGTCCTCATTGTGAATAATTTGGAGAGCCTCCTCTATGGTGGGCAGCTCTCCTGTTTCACTTGTTCCAAGGCCATTCTCTTCTTCTAGTCTCGGAATACTGGGGGTCTGTGTGGCCCACGATGCTCTTTGTGGACCGTTGGGTCCAGGGGATTTACCAAGCAAATGGCTGAGGTCCTCGGCAGGAGTGTAAGGTACCTGGGTCATATTTTGGCTTGCTGGATTGAGATGATCTGAGCTCACAGAGCGAGTTATAACAGGGTTGCCCATCACTATGTCCACGTCACTATCCAGGCCAAAAGGAATGCTGAAGGATACCGCTGACAAGGGTCGgctacaaagaaaacaaagcaagatTAAGTGCAATAAACTTTGTTCATGTAACATAGTTTATTTACTGAATGTGTAGGACCTACCTAAGTGGTTTCTTGCTCCATGTATTTCCAACTCCCTCTATATGAGACATTGAGGTAGACTGAGTCAAAGATCCTGAGTGTAATGGGACGACACAGACATGTAAAGGCATGCAAACCACACACAGGGATGCATAACACAACTAAACACCAATGgtatataaattataaaacattttcaagatcgaaaaaacaaataaacaaaataaaattaaaatggcacaaaataaCTTGAAAACAAAGATTAAGGGAAAAGATGAATCagactataaaatattttgctacatgacaaagtgtttgtttttttacctgatGCAGGGGAGGAAATTGGAAGGAAAGGCTTCTTGAATATTGAAGGGGAAGTACTATAAAGTGGATAAATATTCATTTAGGTAAAACAAATGCTCAATAATACAACAACAGCAACTTTACAGCAAAATCTTATTCAGAAAGTACCTGCTACCACTCAGACTAGTTGGTATTTCTGTTGTGGATCCatctgtaaaagaagaaaaaacatttaggcAGAAACAAACACCCAATGTCATCTTAAAAGGTAATGGCACACGCAATTTGCAATGGACCACAAATGGGTGACACTTACCTAAAGTGTCTATTGGCTGAACAAATTCTGGTCTTTGTACTTCAAACCACCAAAGCAGCTCTGACAGGAAGCTCAGAAAATTAAGCTAAAAGATTTATGATAAATTAGTTATCTTTCCCATAATTAAGTCCATTCATTAAGTTAATTAATAATTGAAATTGAGGAAGTACCTGAAGCTCCTGTGGTGTGTATAGCATGTCTTCGAGTGTTAAGTGACAGCAACCCTTCAGGCAACTGTCACAGAAATCACGGATGAATTGCAGGTTGTACAGGTTGTCTGTTACAGACATGGTGTCCTTCATACAAACATCTTACAGAAGAGAATAAAAGTGTTAAACTTACAGACAACTCCTGCACTGAGAAGCCATTCttatgacaataaaaatgtttgttagtACCTTCAAGTCTTATTAGCCCTGGGCAATAATAGTGTATGGCTGCAGCAACAGCACAACCACTGGATAGATCCTTCACTTCATTCACAACAGGAAAAATGGGCTTCACTTTGGACTGAAATTTATCTTTTCTGTAGCGGagcttcaaaatgaaaaacaaacaaatttagcaCCATGACCATAATAAAACCTAACATCAATTTGATGTATGAGTCAGAGTTAACGTTAATCAACAAAGTCAAGCTTTTACAAAATAGGCAAGTACTCCTAAATTTTTCCACACTGTAATACATAAAATGTTAAGAATTACAacataaatgacaaataaaaactcatgCCGAGAACATTTAAGAGTGAATATGGATGGGCTAATGGCGGATGCAAGGGAAAGGATTGGAATGATGAGTAAAATTAGTTAATATAGGAGAAAGTGGGTCAACTGAGGATCTCGAGAGgatgggagggaaaaaaagagatttccCAGATAGAAAGAAAACGTTTCAGGTAAAATTGCATCATGCTAACAGCCTACTTCCAGCAGGGAGCAGTTCTGTAAAAGCATGTCTCTGTTAATCTCCATAAAAATACAGCtttcccaaacaaacaaaagaaaccagtTGTGCATGGCATTTTGAAGTCCTGCCTATTTAACTGTGAGTCATGCACCACTCATGTTTCCACAGCAATGCCTTTGCCCTGTCCTGCAACTCTGTTAATTATAATTCTGTTCACTCAGATGTCATTCGATGCAGACAAGGATTTGATAAACAATGCAGTCTCAAACCAGGACATGgggaatcaaaataaaaacagacctgATCATATTTTGGCTGAGAAATTTGATGAAGACAttggagggatggagggatagggagaggaggcagaggaaagGAGGGAACTTACAGGAACAAGTTTCCAGTACCAGCGAGTAGGACACTGTCAGAGTAGGAGGAggaaatcacagaaaatagaaaaaaaagagggaaatggAGAACAGGAGCACAGGGACAGATATTAAGCACACAGTGGAAGAACAAGACAAACTGGAGAAGGTTATGATGACAGCACTCTCTTGAAATAGAGAGAGAATTTGATTCAGCCATCTTTTGCTGGGCCTATCTTATGTTTTAAAGTGTCAACTCTTACTTCTACGGACTATAGAGTCAAAGGTCTGTGAATGCAGTCAACCAAAAATATGAGATCATTGTGCTTCATATTAAAGATTTACTGTATATTTCTTccttattgtttttctttcactatCCAGTGGCAAAGACCTACAAGGGcaaaacaaatatgcaaataGCTCCATTTTGGACCAAGCTTTATACagcaaaaatatacattaaagGTAGGACTATGACAAATGCTGGAGAATGAATCAAAAAGCAGTACTATTCTAAATTTTATACCCAATTAGTTGAATATAGATATTTCTACAGTAACTTGAGTATgtaacctttaaaacaaaccaatctCTTCAggtatgcaaaaaaaaagaaacatctaatTAACAGACCTTAACAAGATTGAacagtttttctctctgtcaccCTCCCTCAATTCTGTTAGCCATCAGTAGAGCTCACCTTGACTCCACCTGATGAGTCTGTATTTAGCCTTAGTCTCCTCTTACTCCCCCTGCAGCTACTGCTAGAATATTATATGTAGCTACATCTGAAGCCACATGTTTTGCAACAGCGTAgtcaccaaaacaacaaaaaaattcttGTCACACCTACTACTGTTTGTGCCAGCAGATTTGCCTTACTTTTACATTTGTGTATTGTTTCATTAAGATAAAGCCCTGGTGAGTAATACTGTCTTAAGCGTATGCAATACTTACAGACGGCTCAACAGGTTGGGGCTCTGTAACTTCCCGAGATGAGTCATTTTGGGCCCCTTCAGTTCGCTCTCTCAGCTTCTGGTTTAACTGAGGGCATAATACAATGAGAAAAGATGGATGGGTTATACTATGTGTTAAAATGTACAATGTTATCAATATAGTGTCTCAATTTGTGACACTAAATAGATGCTAGGTCATCTGCAGCACAGACCTGATGACATGTCTAAACAATGAGTCATTCCTGACAAATAACAACAACgtgtgtttaaaacaagtttcttcTCTCTGAACTGGTTCTTACCACATTAACCCAATGAAGTACAGCATCCTCCCATCTGGCAGCTCCACCCAGTAGCTCAGCAGAATCACACATTTTCACCGCAGTCACTGTCTCCATGGCTCCTACGGTCATCAAGGCATCTATCAGTGCCAGATGAGCACTCTGCACCAATCACAAGGCAGAAAAAAGAGGAACTTAAGGCCAGAGCCCAGGCtataattaatcatttaaacttatataaatttgtttgacactttaattgttgttgtaaCAGAGTTCTGTTTACTGCAGATAATATTGCTGTCTGGTGCAGCTGTGCCAGTCTTCACCAACTGGTATCCTCTAGAGGTCACTACAAGACAGCTGTAAGTCAGGAGAAGCTCTAACAGGACTTCCCAGCCAGCAAAACAGACATCAGTAGATGTAAGTGAACTTTGGACCTGTGTTTGTACActcattaaatcattaaatagCCAGCAGATCTGTAATATAACAGATAATGTAACACAAATATCCTGGAACTGTAATTCCTGAGCTATTTTCCCTTCATTTGCACCTTCtatttagctaaatattttccTTTCTATGCATGAGTCATTTAGAAATGTGTGAAGAACAGATACAAGATACTGAATAATGTGAAACCTTACCTAAATCGCCAGAATACATAACTTAAAAAACTATAAGAAATCAAGGTGTTTGTGAGTAAATGTATCTTTCCAGAgaacacaacaaacataaataggtctaaagttaaagattttacaacatgaataaaaaaaagactttcattTGACACCAGATCAATTAGAAGTCTAGGTGACAATTACATCAGCCAGAGCCTATTAATATGTGCCACCAACATTATCAGCTCAGTTAAAGTGAACACTTTAATTCTTTAAACCTGTTAGCTTCTTACAAGTTGTGCTCTGTTTGTGCCATGAGGCTAAAACCAGTTGTGATTCATGTGTCTAATCTTTTATTAACAGTCTATTTAAATATTATACCTATTTTAATGCATTAACTTTGTGTATTCATAGACTAAAATGTTTAGCAATTTCTATTTGCCGTTTCAACATTACTGACTTCTCCTGTTTCTTCAAAAATTCAATTGGTTTTGAAGTTtacaaaactttgaaaatacataaagatttttctagttttagatATCATCTAAGAAGTGAagttaactaaaaaaaatcctgcaagagaaaattatttacaagcaaggtttttcttaaaaaaataaaacaaacctcaaatttctttgtcattttccaCTTATTTTTAATGCATCTCTTTGCGTTTTCTTTAtctctttcagtttttactttttagtagCCAATAAACAGCAGTTGTGCGGTCATTTTTCTTACTACTGGGTAACAGCAGCAAAAGCCTTGcataataattaattttgacCAAGATGGAGTCAGGCAGGTCACAAACACATTCTTCCAAAGGGGCCACTCATTCAGTCTCTACTGTATAGTTCTAAGTTTAATCTATGAAAATCAAAACTTGGTCCCTTTAACTACTTGGAAATTCCAACTTAGATGCCAGACAGACTGATTCCAACGTCTTTGTTGATGGGGACTGGTGGTAGTTTAGCTGTGTGCACGAGCTCTGCATGCATGTCTGCCTACTGAACCCTGCTGTAAAGTGCTGACTTGGGCAGACCCAGGGCGGAGATAAACAGGGTAGGCTATGCCAGCAAAAGCTTGTCAAATACTACTAGGGAAAACTCTCTAGATGTTCTAAAGTCGTTCACTGCAAATAGTGCGACTCTAACTGGCTTGCCCTTCAACTACtactgagaaattaaagacTGCTACTTGCTTCTCTGTGAGTTGTGACTTGCCTTTCCTGAGGAAATGTATGTTCAAAGGGTGGAACAAATGGCCTGATTCAAGAATAAAAATTAAGGAACTTGAAAAATAGCATTTATTCTATTATATGCTGCTACTGTTATACAAAAAGATTGGATGTAAACAGACTGCCCATCAGCCAATGATTTGACAATAATTGTGGTATGTTATGTAGTATCCTACttaaacacacatatacatacatacatatatacatacacacacacaccttttagCATTCAGTTAAAATGTTGTAACTTCTTTAGCTGTTTGTCAAGAAATGGGATGACAGATTAAAAGTATGGTAGACCTAAAAAAGTGTAGATAACTCCTGTGCTGTCATATTGTTGAGTACagggtgattaaaaaaaaacaaaaacaaaaacaaaaaaacaggcaaaataaTAAGGAAAGGAGGCGTAGTCACCAGTAGATTTCCCACTGCAGACCCAGGGGAGCTTGCTAAGCTAAATCACAAGGCTCCCTAATGAGAGTACAGAGAGGAGCCACTCGAACACACAGCTCTGAGCCTGCCAGATCACCATAACAACCAACCAGCTGACCCACAATGCACCTCAGAACAAGCCTGACTGCAGCACTGATCTGTGCTTCTGACTTAGCCCTGGTCCTCAGCTCAGAAACATCCAGCGCTGAAAATTAACATTTCATCAATTGACCCCTTGAAAATTAAATGTTCATGATCTTTTGCTGGAAAGCTGCTTGAATAATTACATCAGCATTTCAATTTCAAAAGTAAGCAAAGGCATCTTGTTGATCATTACAAAAGATTATGATGAGGGTAAAATCTGATTATGTTTGAAATATGATTTAACCCCATCCCCCTACCCAGCCTTGTGCCTGTTGATGGGTAGATAAACAGGGGGATCAAGCAGGCCTGGGGCCCAGAAAGGGATTTTGAAAAGGAGGTTAATACTTATATGTACATGAACTGtatgtttaaaacaagaaaaaacagcacagaTTGATTTACACTGAATTTGTTCACAATACATTCCAATTATCGTGAGTAAATATATTCCAATTAGCAAAGGCCTAGAGCAAAAATAATGATGCAAGATGGTTAGTGTTTCTGATAGTCAGCCACTTCAGATAAGTTATTGAATGGTGTTCACTTTCCCAGAAACCTGCCAACAC
It encodes:
- the camsap3 gene encoding calmodulin-regulated spectrin-associated protein 3 isoform X2; its protein translation is MVDSPTTKKTFVVSDIKPLDLYDCTKSKICASVGWLLAKSYGSSENVPAELRNPFYCDQYEQEHLKPPVTRLLQSSELYCRTYSILFEAEEQPKDNAVLLQLLTQKGIVAKDQEATVTDADLRHKPIKMSAHLALIDALMTVGAMETVTAVKMCDSAELLGGAARWEDAVLHWVNVLNQKLRERTEGAQNDSSREVTEPQPVEPSLRYRKDKFQSKVKPIFPVVNEVKDLSSGCAVAAAIHYYCPGLIRLEDVCMKDTMSVTDNLYNLQFIRDFCDSCLKGCCHLTLEDMLYTPQELQLNFLSFLSELLWWFEVQRPEFVQPIDTLDGSTTEIPTSLSGSSTSPSIFKKPFLPISSPASGSLTQSTSMSHIEGVGNTWSKKPLSRPLSAVSFSIPFGLDSDVDIVMGNPVITRSVSSDHLNPASQNMTQVPYTPAEDLSHLLGKSPGPNGPQRASWATQTPSIPRLEEENGLGTSETGELPTIEEALQIIHNEDKMEPRLHPDGAPDGFYLHSPDEPSSSRYDSSLAPISCSAPTHSGMMYQPKGESREPARSRNTSGCSRDDDSVLRDGSVDSDALEDLPKAQSTPNTPAAGLYSAHSHSKEVNDSGVKMTSFAERKKRQNMDSPKASNPTSPQMITWTQKSEESPSKSPQLKNEMSELGTRLDEKRKAIEAQKKRIEAIFAKHRQRLGKSAFLQLKKEQNEDDEEKVGGQVDASSTEEALSQLNLGERLAQMEEDEQKEQDKQRPSVDGENNVKRGLTPEVNQTKAKVPGEKSSGTPGEKTVAPLGDYNNAVSKLTAALSSLQSDMQRLTAQQNQLIKKKSETSSNKSWVIPASPKTSTPAPPPARLPREPTRGLNSTSSSSPSHKVSNLSAPPKSPHVNRRAQSVPPKSPKHSRQMDIRVPTLSRVLTPPQNVDRIPHLRRVNPSQAQVQTSLSFSIGDSDNLDELRSSGPTPVPTPSLTPIQTPTPPPLPAGDDAQSEVGSIDGQSIFSMDLEAGASHSPLKKEGLASGGCSSGAPSECSFESEAPAGILNGKRSSLIEISLSSLRGEAEEDDQVPDAFSDSMSDKTEPESKAGVGFFFKDDKHRPEDEMAQRRAALLENQQKRAEEMKKRKIEQEKEKESNKPQWMIIEGWGNKSEDTPQTSVTPPASHTPSAEGTPQRRGDFTKQEYERRQQLKIMEDLDKVLKQKPTTVRGVKKQRPKTVFRDDSVLSNSPAKGFIGPRLNKKYSHSSMNLSSVANDSGGLSVRKSPSRSRSPSRSRLMSPGRRSAQNGEKDWENGSTISSPSSIPEYTGPKLYKEPSFKSNKFIIHNAITRCCLAGKVNEPQKNKVVEEMENSTANHFLILFRDSSCQFRAVYTMNPETEEMVRLTGIGPRVITLEMIESIYKYSSDRKQFTAIPSKTMSMSVDAFTIPGHFWQKRPGTPKKLGTPK
- the camsap3 gene encoding calmodulin-regulated spectrin-associated protein 3 isoform X3, which encodes MVDSPTTKKTFVVSDIKPLDLYDCTKSKICASVGWLLAKSYGSSENVPAELRNPFYCDQYEQEHLKPPVTRLLQSSELYCRTYSILFEAEEQPKDNAVLLQLLTQKGIVAKDQEATVTDADLRHKPIKMSAHLALIDALMTVGAMETVTAVKMCDSAELLGGAARWEDAVLHWVNVLNQKLRERTEGAQNDSSREVTEPQPVEPSCPTRWYWKLVPLRYRKDKFQSKVKPIFPVVNEVKDLSSGCAVAAAIHYYCPGLIRLEDVCMKDTMSVTDNLYNLQFIRDFCDSCLKGCCHLTLEDMLYTPQELQLNFLSFLSELLWWFEVQRPEFVQPIDTLDGSTTEIPTSLSGSSTSPSIFKKPFLPISSPASEGVGNTWSKKPLSRPLSAVSFSIPFGLDSDVDIVMGNPVITRSVSSDHLNPASQNMTQVPYTPAEDLSHLLGKSPGPNGPQRASWATQTPSIPRLEEENGLGTSETGELPTIEEALQIIHNEDKMEPRLHPDGAPDGFYLHSPDEPSSSRYDSSLAPISCSAPTHSGMMYQPKGESREPARSRNTSGCSRDDDSVLRDGSVDSDALEDLPKAQSTPNTPAAGLYSAHSHSKEVNDSGVKMTSFAERKKRQNMDSPKASNPTSPQMITWTQKSEESPSKSPQLKNEMSELGTRLDEKRKAIEAQKKRIEAIFAKHRQRLGKSAFLQLKKEQNEDDEEKVGGQVDASSTEEALSQLNLGERLAQMEEDEQKEQDKQRPSVDGENNVKRGLTPEVNQTKAKVPGEKSSGTPGEKTVAPLGDYNNAVSKLTAALSSLQSDMQRLTAQQNQLIKKKSETSSNKSWVIPASPKTSTPAPPPARLPREPTRGLNSTSSSSPSHKVSNLSAPPKSPHVNRRAQSVPPKSPKHSRQMDIRVPTLSRVLTPPQNVDRIPHLRRVNPSQAQVQTSLSFSIGDSDNLDELRSSGPTPVPTPSLTPIQTPTPPPLPAGDDAQSEVGSIDGQSIFSMDLEAGASHSPLKKEGLASGGCSSGAPSECSFESEAPAGILNGKRSSLIEISLSSLRGEAEEDDQVPDAFSDSMSDKTEPESKAGVGFFFKDDKHRPEDEMAQRRAALLENQQKRAEEMKKRKIEQEKEKESNKPQWMIIEGWGNKSEDTPQTSVTPPASHTPSAEGTPQRRGDFTKQEYERRQQLKIMEDLDKVLKQKPTTVRGVKKQRPKTVFRDDSVLSNSPAKGFIGPRLNKKYSHSSMNLSSVANDSGGLSVRKSPSRSRSPSRSRLMSPGRRSAQNGEKDWENGSTISSPSSIPEYTGPKLYKEPSFKSNKFIIHNAITRCCLAGKVNEPQKNKVVEEMENSTANHFLILFRDSSCQFRAVYTMNPETEEMVRLTGIGPRVITLEMIESIYKYSSDRKQFTAIPSKTMSMSVDAFTIPGHFWQKRPGTPKKLGTPK
- the camsap3 gene encoding calmodulin-regulated spectrin-associated protein 3 isoform X1, yielding MVDSPTTKKTFVVSDIKPLDLYDCTKSKICASVGWLLAKSYGSSENVPAELRNPFYCDQYEQEHLKPPVTRLLQSSELYCRTYSILFEAEEQPKDNAVLLQLLTQKGIVAKDQEATVTDADLRHKPIKMSAHLALIDALMTVGAMETVTAVKMCDSAELLGGAARWEDAVLHWVNVLNQKLRERTEGAQNDSSREVTEPQPVEPSCPTRWYWKLVPLRYRKDKFQSKVKPIFPVVNEVKDLSSGCAVAAAIHYYCPGLIRLEDVCMKDTMSVTDNLYNLQFIRDFCDSCLKGCCHLTLEDMLYTPQELQLNFLSFLSELLWWFEVQRPEFVQPIDTLDGSTTEIPTSLSGSSTSPSIFKKPFLPISSPASGSLTQSTSMSHIEGVGNTWSKKPLSRPLSAVSFSIPFGLDSDVDIVMGNPVITRSVSSDHLNPASQNMTQVPYTPAEDLSHLLGKSPGPNGPQRASWATQTPSIPRLEEENGLGTSETGELPTIEEALQIIHNEDKMEPRLHPDGAPDGFYLHSPDEPSSSRYDSSLAPISCSAPTHSGMMYQPKGESREPARSRNTSGCSRDDDSVLRDGSVDSDALEDLPKAQSTPNTPAAGLYSAHSHSKEVNDSGVKMTSFAERKKRQNMDSPKASNPTSPQMITWTQKSEESPSKSPQLKNEMSELGTRLDEKRKAIEAQKKRIEAIFAKHRQRLGKSAFLQLKKEQNEDDEEKVGGQVDASSTEEALSQLNLGERLAQMEEDEQKEQDKQRPSVDGENNVKRGLTPEVNQTKAKVPGEKSSGTPGEKTVAPLGDYNNAVSKLTAALSSLQSDMQRLTAQQNQLIKKKSETSSNKSWVIPASPKTSTPAPPPARLPREPTRGLNSTSSSSPSHKVSNLSAPPKSPHVNRRAQSVPPKSPKHSRQMDIRVPTLSRVLTPPQNVDRIPHLRRVNPSQAQVQTSLSFSIGDSDNLDELRSSGPTPVPTPSLTPIQTPTPPPLPAGDDAQSEVGSIDGQSIFSMDLEAGASHSPLKKEGLASGGCSSGAPSECSFESEAPAGILNGKRSSLIEISLSSLRGEAEEDDQVPDAFSDSMSDKTEPESKAGVGFFFKDDKHRPEDEMAQRRAALLENQQKRAEEMKKRKIEQEKEKESNKPQWMIIEGWGNKSEDTPQTSVTPPASHTPSAEGTPQRRGDFTKQEYERRQQLKIMEDLDKVLKQKPTTVRGVKKQRPKTVFRDDSVLSNSPAKGFIGPRLNKKYSHSSMNLSSVANDSGGLSVRKSPSRSRSPSRSRLMSPGRRSAQNGEKDWENGSTISSPSSIPEYTGPKLYKEPSFKSNKFIIHNAITRCCLAGKVNEPQKNKVVEEMENSTANHFLILFRDSSCQFRAVYTMNPETEEMVRLTGIGPRVITLEMIESIYKYSSDRKQFTAIPSKTMSMSVDAFTIPGHFWQKRPGTPKKLGTPK